A stretch of the Buchananella sp. 14KM1171 genome encodes the following:
- a CDS encoding UPF0182 family protein: protein MVFSFYSSMFEDKEGQDGAPKRPTPPRTPAKPGPAFRKPGPLSITLLILAVLGGLIRLASLYWTEVLWFQQLGYTRVLLTKWLTTFGVAAVGTLIIAAIVFAALFVAWRTRPQRTELAKSYVALAPYARAFERFRKIAFVVIPVAVGLFLSGQLAQNWTVIVAAFNQVPFGVSDPQFGLDVSFFVFTLPLLRLLASVALAAFIAALLANFAIHYLYGATHLRKGWGTTAMWVQTSAIAALISLLIGAQYWLSRYALLVGENAKFDGASYTDINAVLPARGILAGIAVVVALLFVASVFVRSWKLPIVGIAVMVASGLVIGVAYPALIQRFSVDPNAQEAESPYIQRNIDATLAAHGLQGVETTTYRAVTEASSGQLRHDSESTASVRLLDPNIISPTFRQLQQNRQYYGFSRALNVDRYVVDGQRRDTVIAVRELNQDGLGAEQRTWVNDHTVYTHGFGVVAAYGNATGADGRPAFWEQGIPSQGDMGEYEPRVYFGKNSPHYSIVGGPEGSEPQELDYPDDAASTGQVNTTFKGNGGPSVGNVFNQLLYAIRFGSMEILFSDQVNSHSQILYDRDPHVRVAKVAPWLTLDEEAYPAVVDRDGNPATPKELVWIVDAYTTTDAYPYAARVTMPGTPAGFTGTPTVNYVRNSVKAVVNAYDGSVTLYQWDEDDAIVNTWGNVFPGVLTPKSEISADLMAHLRYPEDLFQVQRELLGRYHVTDARSFYSGGDFWKQPADPSNPDSGVPQDPYYLTMQMPGQEGAEFSLTSVFIPGGNDTRNVLTGFVAVDSETGNQAGKVREGYGKLRVLELPRDLTVPGPGQVKNIFDSTARVSTELNLLAQNSSQVVRGNLLTLPVGGGLLYVQPIYVQSAQGTQYPLLRSVLVAFGEKVGFAPTLGEALDQVFGGDSGAKTGADEVPSEALEPTEPLEPGQPGQEPSAQASGAPFETGSSSAPAAPAEPGSTIAPPDPANPAVPGGTGGTVTGDPKAALADALARANAAMQAADSAMRAGDWAAYGKAQEDLDRAIKDAIAAEAALR, encoded by the coding sequence GTGGTTTTCAGCTTCTACAGCTCGATGTTCGAGGACAAGGAAGGGCAGGACGGCGCCCCCAAGCGCCCCACCCCGCCCCGCACACCGGCCAAGCCGGGCCCGGCCTTCCGCAAGCCCGGCCCCCTTTCCATCACGCTGCTGATCCTGGCGGTGCTGGGCGGGCTGATCCGGTTGGCGTCGCTCTACTGGACCGAGGTGCTCTGGTTCCAGCAGCTCGGCTACACCCGCGTCCTGCTCACCAAGTGGCTCACCACCTTCGGGGTGGCGGCGGTAGGCACGCTCATCATCGCCGCCATCGTGTTCGCCGCCCTGTTCGTGGCCTGGCGCACCCGCCCCCAGCGCACCGAGCTGGCCAAGAGCTACGTGGCCCTGGCCCCCTACGCCCGAGCATTTGAACGCTTCCGCAAGATCGCCTTCGTGGTCATCCCCGTGGCGGTGGGCCTGTTCCTCTCCGGGCAGCTGGCCCAGAACTGGACCGTCATCGTGGCCGCCTTCAACCAGGTGCCCTTCGGGGTGAGCGACCCGCAGTTCGGGCTGGACGTGTCCTTCTTCGTTTTCACCCTCCCGCTGCTGCGCCTGCTGGCCAGCGTGGCCCTGGCCGCCTTCATCGCGGCCCTGCTGGCCAACTTCGCCATCCACTACCTCTACGGCGCCACCCACCTGCGCAAGGGCTGGGGCACCACCGCTATGTGGGTGCAGACCTCCGCCATCGCCGCCCTGATCTCCCTGCTGATCGGCGCCCAGTACTGGCTCAGCCGCTACGCCCTCCTGGTGGGAGAGAACGCCAAGTTCGACGGCGCCTCCTACACCGACATCAACGCCGTGCTACCCGCCCGGGGCATCCTGGCCGGCATCGCAGTGGTGGTGGCCCTGCTGTTCGTCGCCTCCGTGTTCGTGCGCTCCTGGAAACTGCCGATCGTCGGCATCGCCGTCATGGTGGCCTCCGGCCTGGTGATCGGCGTGGCCTACCCGGCCCTCATCCAGCGCTTCTCCGTTGACCCCAACGCGCAGGAGGCCGAGTCCCCCTACATCCAGCGCAACATCGACGCCACCCTGGCCGCCCACGGCCTGCAGGGCGTAGAGACCACCACCTACCGGGCCGTCACCGAGGCCTCCAGCGGCCAGCTGCGCCACGACAGCGAATCCACCGCCTCCGTGCGCCTGCTGGACCCCAACATCATTTCCCCCACCTTCCGGCAGCTGCAGCAAAACCGCCAGTACTACGGCTTCTCCCGCGCCCTGAACGTGGACCGCTACGTGGTGGACGGGCAGCGCCGCGACACGGTTATCGCCGTGCGCGAGCTCAACCAGGACGGCCTGGGTGCCGAGCAGCGCACCTGGGTCAACGACCACACCGTCTACACCCACGGCTTTGGCGTGGTGGCCGCATACGGCAACGCCACCGGCGCCGACGGCCGGCCCGCCTTCTGGGAGCAGGGCATCCCCTCCCAGGGCGACATGGGCGAATACGAGCCGCGCGTCTACTTCGGCAAGAACTCCCCGCACTACTCCATCGTGGGTGGCCCCGAGGGCAGCGAGCCGCAGGAGCTGGACTACCCGGACGACGCCGCCTCCACGGGCCAGGTCAACACCACCTTCAAGGGCAACGGCGGCCCCAGCGTCGGCAACGTCTTCAACCAGCTGCTCTACGCCATCCGCTTCGGGTCCATGGAGATCCTGTTCTCAGACCAGGTCAACTCCCACTCCCAGATCCTCTACGACCGTGACCCGCACGTGCGCGTAGCCAAGGTGGCCCCCTGGCTCACCCTGGACGAGGAGGCCTACCCGGCAGTGGTGGACCGCGACGGCAACCCCGCCACCCCCAAGGAACTGGTGTGGATCGTGGACGCCTACACCACCACCGACGCCTACCCCTACGCCGCCCGCGTCACCATGCCGGGCACCCCGGCCGGCTTCACGGGCACGCCGACGGTCAACTACGTGCGCAACTCCGTCAAGGCCGTGGTCAACGCCTACGACGGTTCCGTCACTCTCTACCAGTGGGACGAGGACGACGCCATCGTGAACACCTGGGGCAACGTGTTCCCCGGCGTGCTCACCCCCAAGAGCGAGATCAGCGCCGACCTGATGGCCCACCTGCGCTACCCCGAGGACCTGTTCCAGGTGCAGCGCGAACTGCTGGGCCGCTACCACGTCACCGACGCCCGCTCCTTCTACTCCGGTGGTGACTTCTGGAAGCAGCCGGCCGACCCGTCCAACCCGGACTCCGGCGTGCCGCAGGACCCCTACTACCTGACCATGCAGATGCCCGGCCAGGAGGGCGCGGAGTTCTCCCTCACCTCCGTGTTCATCCCCGGCGGTAACGACACCCGCAACGTGCTGACCGGCTTCGTGGCCGTGGACAGTGAGACCGGCAACCAGGCCGGCAAGGTGCGCGAGGGCTACGGCAAGCTGCGCGTGCTGGAGCTGCCGCGCGACCTGACCGTGCCCGGCCCGGGCCAGGTGAAGAACATCTTCGACTCCACCGCCCGGGTCTCCACCGAGCTGAACCTGCTGGCCCAGAACTCCTCCCAGGTGGTGCGCGGCAACCTGCTCACCCTGCCCGTGGGCGGCGGCCTGCTCTACGTCCAGCCCATCTACGTGCAGTCCGCCCAGGGCACCCAGTACCCGCTGCTGCGCTCCGTGCTGGTCGCCTTCGGTGAGAAGGTGGGCTTCGCCCCCACGCTCGGCGAGGCCCTGGACCAGGTGTTCGGCGGCGACTCCGGCGCCAAGACCGGCGCGGACGAGGTGCCCTCTGAGGCCCTGGAGCCCACCGAGCCGCTGGAGCCCGGCCAGCCCGGCCAGGAGCCGTCCGCCCAGGCCTCCGGGGCCCCGTTCGAGACGGGCAGCTCCAGCGCCCCGGCCGCCCCGGCAGAGCCCGGTAGCACCATCGCCCCGCCGGACCCGGCCAACCCCGCCGTACCGGGCGGTACGGGCGGCACCGTGACCGGTGACCCGAAGGCCGCGCTGGCCGACGCCCTGGCCCGCGCCAACGCCGCTATGCAGGCCGCCGACTCCGCCATGCGCGCCGGCGACTGGGCCGCCTACGGCAAGGCCCAGGAGGACCTGGACCGCGCCATCAAGGACGCCATCGCGGCCGAGGCCGCGCTGCGCTGA
- a CDS encoding PDZ domain-containing protein codes for MNNPSMPGTGPQGGQENQTPPRWGDRPVAIGFQSGTATPAGPFGSATATPAGPFGSATATPAGPFGSATATPAGPFGPNQQAPFAPGQPHQVPGGKRKRGRAGKLTAFLVTVVVLGAAALGVSALRAPYVLEGPGPTLDVLGEANGGPVLAIDGLPTYDTSGELRMTTVSVRGGPGYHVTYWEVVRAWLDPEWDVVREEEVYPPGTTQQQVDQQGAAQMVTSQENAMARALTEIGQQVPAQLTTVGVGQGSDAEGKLEEGDVLTFISAPGRERVALEFYDSIHSFLSDTEPGTEVTLEYLRDGKPGQAKIVTRAPVNGYTGGPLLGASGSRLGIYLSVDMDLPFDVAISVDGISGPSAGLMFTLALIDKLTPGELTGGANVAGTGTLGMDATVGPIGGAPMKIAGAKRDGAEYFLLPVDNCADVTGRSPEGIQVVAVASLSEARQALEQIAAGQNGQLQTCEQATARLESQQ; via the coding sequence GTGAATAACCCGTCTATGCCTGGAACCGGCCCCCAGGGCGGCCAGGAAAACCAGACCCCGCCGCGCTGGGGGGACCGCCCCGTCGCCATCGGCTTCCAGTCGGGCACCGCGACCCCGGCCGGCCCCTTCGGTTCCGCCACCGCGACCCCGGCAGGCCCCTTCGGTTCCGCCACCGCGACCCCGGCCGGCCCCTTCGGTTCCGCCACCGCGACCCCGGCAGGCCCCTTCGGCCCCAACCAGCAGGCCCCCTTCGCCCCCGGCCAGCCCCACCAGGTGCCGGGCGGCAAGCGCAAGCGCGGCAGGGCCGGCAAGCTCACCGCGTTCCTGGTGACGGTGGTGGTGCTGGGGGCGGCGGCGCTGGGCGTCTCGGCGCTGCGGGCCCCCTACGTGCTGGAGGGCCCCGGCCCCACCCTGGACGTGCTGGGGGAGGCCAACGGTGGCCCGGTGCTGGCCATCGACGGGCTGCCCACCTACGACACGTCCGGCGAGCTGCGCATGACCACCGTCTCCGTGCGAGGCGGGCCGGGCTACCACGTCACCTACTGGGAAGTGGTGCGCGCCTGGCTGGACCCGGAGTGGGACGTGGTGCGGGAAGAGGAGGTCTACCCGCCGGGCACCACGCAGCAGCAGGTGGATCAGCAGGGCGCGGCCCAGATGGTCACCTCGCAGGAGAACGCCATGGCGCGCGCCCTGACCGAGATCGGCCAGCAGGTGCCGGCCCAGCTGACCACCGTGGGGGTGGGGCAGGGCTCTGACGCGGAGGGCAAGCTGGAGGAGGGTGACGTGCTCACCTTCATCTCCGCCCCCGGCCGCGAGCGCGTGGCACTGGAGTTCTACGACTCGATCCACTCCTTCTTGTCCGACACCGAGCCGGGCACCGAGGTGACCCTGGAGTACCTGCGCGACGGCAAGCCCGGTCAGGCAAAGATCGTCACCCGGGCCCCGGTCAACGGGTACACCGGCGGTCCGTTGCTGGGGGCCTCGGGCTCCCGGCTGGGCATCTACCTGAGCGTGGACATGGACCTGCCCTTCGACGTGGCGATCTCCGTGGACGGCATCTCCGGCCCGTCGGCCGGGCTCATGTTCACCCTGGCTTTGATCGACAAGCTCACCCCCGGCGAGCTGACCGGCGGTGCCAACGTGGCCGGCACCGGCACGCTGGGCATGGACGCCACCGTCGGCCCGATTGGGGGCGCGCCCATGAAGATCGCCGGCGCCAAGCGGGATGGGGCCGAGTACTTCTTGCTCCCGGTGGACAACTGCGCCGACGTGACCGGCCGCTCCCCGGAGGGCATCCAGGTGGTGGCCGTGGCCTCCCTTTCCGAGGCACGCCAGGCCCTGGAGCAGATCGCCGCCGGCCAGAACGGCCAGTTGCAGACCTGCGAACAGGCCACCGCCCGGCTGGAGAGCCAGCAGTAG
- a CDS encoding MFS transporter: protein MLNVSVAPLARELRLPEWSIGAAVSLAALTVALLSQFWGRRSVAWGARRVILLALSCALLAGALFSAAVWARTVGLLGAALTAGAIIAARGPFFGAAVAAIPPTGQALISALTDTPAARVRGMAAFSGAVNASIMVGSGVSALLAMWWIELPAHATPWFVAIALAIAWFFLPVDDAASRRPAPAGHRRAGREDAAGREDAAGREDAAGGEGPGERKLPPRVAWNDPRVLPWMLGAFGSFFAVGVTQILAGFVVQDRLQVTTQHAVQLTGMMLLAHAAGAMTMQLLVVPRLNWTPGQLLKRGATVGLAALVVLTLAGQLWLLVAAMLASGVAGGLVGPGFSAGGSLAVSAEEQGGVAGVLNATGAVTWIFAPLSATALYGWRPLAPFLLALAVLSVSVSVAWLHPRLRGVRREAH, encoded by the coding sequence ATGCTGAACGTGTCGGTGGCGCCGCTGGCCCGCGAGCTGCGCCTGCCCGAATGGAGCATCGGCGCGGCCGTCTCCCTGGCGGCGCTCACTGTGGCGCTGCTCTCCCAGTTCTGGGGGCGGCGCTCGGTGGCGTGGGGAGCGCGCCGGGTGATCCTGCTGGCCCTGTCCTGCGCGCTGTTGGCCGGGGCGCTGTTCTCCGCTGCGGTGTGGGCGCGCACCGTGGGCCTGCTGGGGGCCGCCCTGACTGCCGGGGCGATCATCGCGGCGCGCGGACCGTTCTTCGGTGCCGCCGTGGCCGCCATCCCGCCCACCGGCCAGGCCCTCATCTCCGCCCTGACCGACACCCCGGCCGCCCGCGTGCGGGGCATGGCCGCGTTCTCCGGGGCGGTCAACGCCTCGATCATGGTGGGCTCCGGGGTCTCTGCGCTGCTGGCCATGTGGTGGATAGAGCTGCCCGCCCACGCCACCCCCTGGTTCGTGGCCATCGCCCTTGCCATTGCCTGGTTCTTCCTGCCCGTGGACGACGCTGCCTCCCGCCGCCCCGCTCCCGCCGGCCACCGGCGGGCCGGCCGGGAAGACGCGGCCGGTCGGGAAGACGCGGCCGGTCGGGAAGACGCGGCTGGCGGCGAGGGGCCGGGCGAGCGCAAGCTGCCGCCGCGCGTGGCCTGGAACGACCCGCGCGTGCTGCCCTGGATGCTCGGCGCGTTCGGCAGCTTCTTCGCGGTCGGCGTCACCCAGATCCTGGCCGGCTTCGTGGTGCAAGACCGCCTGCAGGTCACCACCCAGCACGCCGTGCAGCTCACCGGCATGATGCTGCTGGCCCACGCCGCCGGAGCCATGACCATGCAGCTGCTGGTGGTCCCGCGCTTGAACTGGACGCCAGGGCAGCTACTCAAGCGCGGCGCCACCGTGGGGCTGGCCGCCCTGGTGGTGCTCACCCTGGCCGGGCAGCTCTGGCTGTTGGTGGCCGCGATGCTGGCCTCCGGGGTGGCTGGCGGGCTGGTGGGCCCGGGCTTCAGCGCCGGCGGATCGCTGGCGGTGAGCGCCGAGGAGCAGGGCGGCGTGGCCGGCGTCCTCAACGCCACCGGTGCGGTCACCTGGATATTCGCGCCGCTCAGCGCCACGGCCCTGTACGGCTGGCGGCCACTGGCGCCCTTCCTGCTGGCGCTCGCGGTGCTGAGTGTCAGCGTCAGCGTGGCCTGGCTGCACCCGCGCCTGCGCGGGGTCCGGCGCGAGGCCCACTAG
- a CDS encoding PPA1309 family protein: MDLSETSLPTPPASPSGRATCAAPGLGDDAAPATAPSSAAFAPAPEPSAAQVSLVGAVREIEQHVAAAGWDRGITVFALVPTATILENEPNLDESLAVEMRAYVAADPGHLTSIPQDLSSSSQDLSVLLAQLVWPPAVVGMALTAERIVLPQAAEDEAPADAAARDEFLLNHPARQDVRLAVGVLRTGESWCAVRMRAHDSDDAVAGGIDLAPDLVAAALATFE, translated from the coding sequence ATGGATTTGTCTGAGACTTCTCTGCCCACGCCGCCCGCCTCCCCCTCGGGGCGGGCCACCTGCGCCGCGCCGGGGTTGGGGGACGACGCTGCCCCGGCCACCGCCCCCTCTAGCGCCGCTTTCGCGCCCGCGCCGGAGCCCAGCGCCGCCCAGGTCTCCCTGGTGGGGGCGGTGCGAGAGATCGAGCAGCACGTGGCGGCTGCGGGCTGGGACCGGGGTATCACGGTGTTCGCGCTGGTGCCCACGGCGACGATCCTGGAGAACGAGCCGAACCTGGATGAGTCGCTGGCGGTGGAGATGCGCGCCTACGTGGCGGCCGACCCGGGGCACCTGACCTCGATCCCGCAGGACCTGTCCAGCTCCAGTCAGGACCTGTCGGTGCTGCTGGCGCAGCTGGTGTGGCCGCCGGCGGTGGTGGGAATGGCCCTGACTGCGGAGCGGATCGTGCTGCCGCAGGCGGCGGAGGACGAGGCGCCCGCGGACGCTGCGGCGCGCGACGAGTTCCTGCTGAACCACCCGGCCCGCCAGGACGTGCGCCTGGCCGTGGGCGTGCTGCGCACGGGCGAGTCGTGGTGCGCGGTGCGGATGCGCGCGCACGACTCGGACGACGCGGTGGCCGGCGGCATCGACCTGGCCCCAGACCTGGTGGCGGCGGCCCTGGCCACCTTCGAGTAG
- a CDS encoding IS1249 family transposase: MNTPKCPLCAAVMTRHGKTRGGAQRWRCRSCNVSRVGHIDSSAKQLQAFLAWLLGAGRQVDMPGAGRTFRRHCQQFWCLWPLSPIVDEVHEVIFVDGIHLGRKAVVLIARSRHHVLGWYVARNENSRAWAALLARIAPPQMVVTDGGSGFEKARRQHWPDTMVQRCTFHVFGLIKTATTTRPKLEASRQLYALGLDLIRLHTRDQALGWVQAYQAWTTRWQGFLNEKTTGPDGKQFFTHAPLVKARNSLNRLLRAGVLFSFLDPGWETVMPAMNNQIEGATNAPLRQMLRDHRGLGLTRRIKAIFWWCYMHTEAPLPAAKILKTMPTDAQIEAAYQAAALHAKPDDFLPRWGDAITWRELHHTTPYHNDWD, translated from the coding sequence ATGAACACTCCCAAATGCCCACTGTGTGCGGCGGTGATGACCCGGCATGGCAAGACCCGTGGCGGGGCCCAGCGGTGGCGTTGTCGTAGCTGTAACGTCTCCCGGGTTGGCCATATTGACTCAAGCGCCAAACAGTTACAGGCTTTCTTGGCCTGGTTGTTGGGTGCGGGCCGTCAGGTCGACATGCCTGGCGCTGGTAGGACCTTTCGGCGCCACTGCCAACAGTTTTGGTGTCTGTGGCCCTTGTCCCCGATCGTGGACGAGGTCCACGAAGTCATCTTCGTTGACGGTATCCATCTGGGACGCAAAGCAGTGGTCTTGATTGCCCGCAGTAGGCACCACGTGCTGGGCTGGTACGTGGCCCGCAACGAAAACTCCCGGGCCTGGGCAGCGCTCTTAGCCAGGATCGCCCCACCACAGATGGTGGTCACTGACGGGGGCAGTGGTTTTGAAAAGGCCCGCAGACAGCACTGGCCAGACACTATGGTCCAGCGCTGTACTTTCCACGTTTTTGGGCTGATCAAGACCGCTACCACCACCCGTCCCAAGCTGGAAGCCTCCCGCCAGCTCTACGCTCTCGGACTCGACCTGATCCGTCTACACACCCGTGACCAGGCCTTGGGCTGGGTCCAGGCCTATCAAGCCTGGACCACACGTTGGCAGGGATTTCTAAACGAGAAGACCACCGGGCCAGACGGCAAGCAGTTCTTCACCCACGCGCCCTTAGTCAAGGCGCGCAACAGTCTCAACCGCCTGTTGCGGGCAGGAGTGTTGTTCAGTTTTCTCGACCCGGGCTGGGAAACGGTGATGCCCGCGATGAACAACCAGATCGAAGGAGCAACTAACGCCCCGTTGCGTCAGATGCTGCGCGATCACCGCGGCCTGGGGCTAACCAGGCGGATCAAAGCGATCTTTTGGTGGTGCTACATGCACACCGAAGCCCCGCTACCGGCAGCCAAGATCCTTAAGACCATGCCCACCGACGCCCAGATCGAGGCCGCTTACCAAGCCGCTGCTCTCCACGCCAAACCCGATGACTTCCTGCCCCGCTGGGGAGACGCGATTACCTGGAGAGAACTCCACCACACAACCCCATACCACAACGACTGGGACTAA
- a CDS encoding zinc-dependent metalloprotease: MAEANWEDVLRNLLGQENADQMMAAMRQAGLDPAQMGAALGGFNEVQLRAMMEQTKRLLAQPAGINWDLARDTARHVAHQGGDPAVMAAQDAHFRQAMQVADLWLDVVTDLAPAGMERKVWARAQWVESTIAVWREVMEPVALSAVDALAQALAEQASAQGVDLSGADAGLEGLAGFNGFDGLDALMAQMDPTGAATGPTSGPGLGTMLHRMAGLVFATQMGQAVGQLAQEVLGAGDSGLPLTVGTAALVPTNVSAFMDSLEVPADEVLAFLATREAATARLYAGVPWLKGHVLSLLGQYAREIRLDTEAIEEALRGVDVSDQAALQQALTGGMFSPRQSAAQERALEELQTLLAVIEGWVEEVTASAVAPHLPHAVALRESMRRRRAVGGPAEHLFASLVGLQLRPRRARDAAELWANVARERGVAERDALWGHPDLIPSGADLDSPSTFVQLREMEAQESAAMDDELARLLDGSLPQDDAARDADA, translated from the coding sequence ATGGCTGAAGCCAACTGGGAAGACGTGCTGCGAAACCTGCTCGGGCAAGAGAACGCCGACCAGATGATGGCCGCTATGCGGCAGGCCGGCCTGGACCCGGCCCAGATGGGCGCCGCACTGGGCGGATTTAACGAGGTACAGCTGCGCGCCATGATGGAGCAGACCAAGCGGCTCTTGGCCCAGCCCGCCGGGATCAACTGGGATCTGGCGCGGGACACCGCCCGGCACGTCGCCCACCAGGGCGGCGACCCGGCGGTCATGGCTGCGCAGGACGCCCACTTCCGCCAGGCCATGCAGGTGGCGGACCTGTGGCTGGACGTAGTAACCGACCTGGCCCCGGCGGGAATGGAACGCAAGGTGTGGGCACGGGCCCAGTGGGTGGAGTCGACCATCGCCGTGTGGCGCGAGGTGATGGAGCCGGTGGCGTTGTCTGCTGTCGACGCGCTGGCCCAGGCCCTGGCGGAGCAGGCCAGTGCCCAGGGCGTGGACCTGAGCGGAGCGGATGCCGGCCTGGAGGGACTGGCGGGGTTCAACGGTTTCGACGGCCTGGATGCGCTGATGGCGCAGATGGACCCCACTGGCGCCGCCACCGGACCTACCTCCGGGCCGGGCCTTGGCACGATGCTGCACCGCATGGCCGGGCTGGTGTTCGCCACCCAGATGGGGCAGGCGGTGGGCCAGCTGGCCCAGGAGGTGCTGGGGGCGGGAGACTCCGGCCTGCCGCTGACCGTGGGCACGGCCGCCCTGGTGCCGACTAACGTGTCCGCCTTCATGGACTCCCTGGAGGTGCCGGCGGACGAGGTCCTGGCGTTCCTGGCCACCCGCGAGGCGGCCACCGCCCGCCTCTACGCTGGGGTGCCGTGGCTCAAGGGCCACGTGCTCAGCCTGCTGGGTCAGTACGCCCGCGAGATCCGCCTGGACACCGAGGCGATCGAGGAGGCGCTGCGCGGCGTGGACGTCTCAGACCAGGCCGCGCTGCAGCAGGCGCTGACCGGTGGCATGTTCTCGCCGCGCCAGTCCGCCGCGCAGGAGCGCGCCCTGGAGGAGCTGCAGACCTTGCTGGCCGTGATCGAGGGCTGGGTGGAGGAGGTCACCGCGAGCGCCGTGGCCCCGCACCTGCCGCACGCGGTGGCGCTGCGCGAGTCCATGCGCCGACGCCGCGCGGTGGGCGGTCCGGCCGAGCATCTGTTCGCCTCCCTGGTGGGGCTGCAGCTGCGCCCGCGCCGGGCCCGCGACGCCGCCGAGCTGTGGGCCAACGTTGCCCGCGAGCGGGGCGTGGCCGAGCGCGACGCCCTGTGGGGCCACCCTGACCTGATTCCCTCCGGCGCCGACCTGGATTCTCCCTCCACGTTCGTGCAGTTGCGGGAGATGGAGGCGCAAGAGAGCGCCGCCATGGACGACGAGCTGGCCCGCCTCCTGGATGGTTCCCTGCCGCAGGACGACGCTGCCCGCGACGCCGACGCCTAG
- a CDS encoding ATP-dependent helicase, with translation MAQIAGDAQALLEALDPDQREVATHLRGPLCVLAGAGTGKTRAITYRIAYGVATGEYLPASVLALSFTSRAAGEMRSRLGTLGVSKVQARTFHSAALRQLTHFWSSAVGGQRPPLQEHKAPLVAAAAARMGLATDKTTVRDLASEVEWAKVSLVGPQDYADALRTAGREAPAGLEPGRVAQLLELYEIAKHERNVLDFEDVLLVLKGILLEREDIVRAVRNQYSVFVVDEYQDVSPLQQSLLDSWLGERRDICVVGDVAQTIYSFTGASPRYLTGFARRYPGARTIQLVRDYRSTPQVVSLANTVLEKAGAGARLPGAVKLVAQRPSSVPVEFEVYSDDAAEASGIAAQVADLASKGVPLSEIAILYRTNGQSQAFEDALSAAGIGYVMHGGVRFFARPEVREAMLLLRSNANSATEALPTAVREVLTSLGWSEQPPAARGAVRERWESLRALDELAATLHEERGLDLPAFVAELEERAASQHAPTVEGVTLASLHAAKGLEWDAVFLAGLSDGLLPISLAELPESIEEERRLLYVGITRAREHLRLSYARARHSGGRGSRKPSRFLNGIWPSDVTPQRTGRAAARERRERFSLDADAATLVLFEELVEWRAAEAKAQGKPAYTIFHDATLQDVALQRPTDLDQLARVRGVGETKLHRYGPQLLAICAKGV, from the coding sequence GCGTTGTCCTTCACCTCCCGCGCCGCCGGGGAGATGCGCTCGCGGCTGGGAACGCTGGGCGTGTCCAAGGTGCAGGCCCGCACCTTCCACTCCGCCGCCCTGCGCCAACTGACGCACTTCTGGTCCAGCGCAGTGGGCGGGCAGCGGCCCCCGCTGCAGGAACACAAGGCGCCCCTGGTAGCGGCGGCCGCCGCCCGCATGGGCCTGGCCACGGACAAGACCACGGTGCGGGACCTGGCCAGCGAGGTCGAGTGGGCCAAGGTGAGCCTGGTGGGGCCGCAGGACTACGCGGACGCGCTGCGCACGGCGGGGCGGGAGGCACCGGCCGGGCTGGAGCCGGGGCGCGTGGCCCAACTGCTGGAGCTCTACGAGATCGCTAAGCACGAGCGCAACGTGCTGGACTTCGAGGACGTGCTGCTGGTGCTCAAGGGCATCCTGTTGGAGCGCGAGGACATCGTGCGGGCGGTGCGCAACCAGTACAGCGTGTTCGTGGTGGACGAGTACCAGGACGTCTCCCCGCTGCAGCAGTCCCTGCTGGACTCCTGGCTGGGGGAGCGGCGCGACATCTGCGTGGTGGGGGACGTGGCCCAGACCATCTACTCCTTCACCGGCGCCTCCCCGCGCTACCTGACCGGCTTCGCGCGCCGCTACCCGGGGGCGCGCACGATCCAGCTGGTGCGCGACTACCGCTCCACCCCGCAGGTGGTCAGCCTGGCCAACACCGTGCTGGAAAAGGCCGGGGCCGGGGCGCGCCTGCCCGGTGCGGTGAAGCTGGTGGCGCAGCGGCCCTCCTCCGTGCCGGTGGAGTTCGAGGTCTATTCGGACGACGCCGCAGAGGCCAGCGGGATCGCCGCGCAGGTGGCGGACCTGGCCAGCAAGGGCGTGCCCCTTTCCGAGATCGCGATCCTGTACCGCACCAACGGGCAGTCGCAGGCGTTCGAGGACGCGCTCTCCGCCGCCGGGATCGGTTACGTCATGCACGGCGGGGTGCGGTTCTTCGCCCGCCCGGAGGTGCGCGAGGCCATGCTGCTGCTGCGCTCGAACGCGAACTCCGCCACCGAGGCGCTGCCCACCGCGGTGCGGGAGGTGCTGACCAGCCTGGGCTGGAGCGAGCAGCCCCCGGCCGCGCGCGGGGCCGTGCGCGAGCGCTGGGAGTCCCTGCGCGCCCTGGACGAGCTGGCCGCCACCCTCCACGAGGAGCGGGGCCTAGACCTGCCCGCCTTCGTGGCCGAACTGGAGGAGCGGGCCGCCTCCCAGCACGCCCCCACCGTGGAGGGCGTCACCCTGGCCTCCCTGCACGCCGCCAAGGGCCTGGAGTGGGACGCGGTGTTCCTGGCCGGGCTCAGCGACGGACTGTTGCCGATCTCGCTGGCCGAGCTGCCCGAGTCCATCGAGGAGGAACGCCGCCTGCTCTACGTGGGGATCACGCGCGCCCGCGAGCACCTGCGCCTGTCGTACGCCCGCGCTCGCCACAGTGGCGGGCGGGGGTCGCGCAAGCCCAGTCGCTTCCTGAACGGGATCTGGCCCAGTGACGTCACGCCGCAGCGCACCGGGCGCGCTGCGGCGCGCGAGCGGCGCGAGCGTTTCAGCCTGGACGCCGACGCCGCCACCCTGGTCCTGTTCGAGGAGCTGGTGGAGTGGCGCGCCGCCGAGGCCAAGGCCCAGGGCAAGCCCGCCTACACGATCTTCCACGACGCCACCCTGCAGGACGTGGCCCTGCAGCGGCCCACGGACCTGGACCAGCTGGCGCGCGTGCGCGGGGTGGGGGAGACCAAGCTGCACCGCTACGGCCCCCAGCTCCTGGCGATCTGCGCCAAGGGAGTCTAG